The following coding sequences lie in one Rutidosis leptorrhynchoides isolate AG116_Rl617_1_P2 chromosome 4, CSIRO_AGI_Rlap_v1, whole genome shotgun sequence genomic window:
- the LOC139844175 gene encoding ERAD-associated E3 ubiquitin-protein ligase component HRD3A-like: MQARWNPRYAGHLITLLLITLLISTTVIARPFVLALSQDDLKDGPVDDTSDDPNSVADLDEFGEPDDRSDDELDPGTWRPIFEPDELNYGDSFETNPNLEEYYSSVRKIVFAVSDGGRSIDDVAAEIEATAATGNPQAQSLLLFTSNFVV; this comes from the exons ATGCAAGCTCGTTGGAATCCACGGTACGCCGGCCACCTAATAACACTCTTACTCATCACTCTCCTCATATCCACCACCGTAATCGCCCGGCCGTTCGTTCTCGCTCTCTCACAAGACGATCTCAAAGACGGTCCCGTCGACGACACTTCCGATGATCCAAATTCCGTCGCCGATTTGGACGAATTTGGTGAACCGGATGATAGATCCGACGACGAACTTGATCCTGGTACCTGGCGCCCTATATTTGAACCTGATGAACTCAATTACGGTGATTCGTTTGAAACTAACCCTAATTTAGAGGAGTATTACTCTAGCGTTCGGAAAATTGTATTCGCCGTTAGCGATGGAGGTAGGTCGATTGACGATGTTGCGGCGGAGATTGAAGCGACTGCCGCCACCGGTAACCCCCAAGCACAGTCGCTGTTATTGTTTACAA GCAACTTTGTTGTATAA